TATCTGCAGTTTGTCTTCCAAGTTTTGAGTTCATTAGCCACCTATAAGGGAATCAAGTTTTGGTTTCGATCAAATTACTGATTGATAAGATAAAGTATCCTCATCAAGAGCAGCATCGAATGGATAGGGTATCAGGATCCACACAGGTGCAACGAGGACATATATATCACAACATAAATACCCGGTTGAAGCCGGGGCAAGGTGTGGATTACATCACCAGTACTCATCACCCGTTACTATCTTTGGGAATAAACTGTATGTGGCTTATGACATGCAAATTCACACCTAAAATTACTTTAACCAGAGGCCCATTAATGTGACCGCGTGCAGTCATCAGTTCTCTATACAGAAACCTCAACAATAATAGAAATCATGTCTGTTTCGATTGCCATATCTAATAGTCGTTAAATGCAGATATTATAGGATGCAAGTTCAATGCTATTTCTAAGGAGTTCACCGAGTTATGACACTGACGAAGAAACGCCTATAAATGATGAAAATGATAACATATTCAATTAGTAATTGATTGAACCATACTTCAAATGAAATGGTGGTACACAATCAGAACCTCGAAATATGAAGCATACAACAAGTTGCTGATCCCACTCCCATTGACATATGCATCAATGATCTCAAACCATCAGAATACATAATATCAATGAGCTAAATTCCACTATCCAAAAAATATTGGTGTATAAAAGTTCTAGAAGGACATAGGAACATATCAAAAGTTCTTTGAAACAGACATTCAAACAAAAtccagaaagaaaaaaataacaaGCAAAGGATTCTGGGTGTGTATAATAAGTACCTGAAAATGCAAACTATTCAAGCTTCGCGAAATTTGATGAAACAGAGGTACCATACAGCGCTGGAATTCTGGCGCCTGAGTTGCTTCCAAGACCTCCTCGAGCTCATTAAGAAACAGAACTTCCTTCGAGCTGTTTGTAACAGGCCAGTACTTTATCAATCCTCTGATAATGATATCAGCGAGCTTGCAGTCTTTCTCGACAAACTGTGTAATGCAGTAAGATAACTGCTGATGATACATCCCCAAACATTTGGGCTTATGCAGAGGAATCAAAGTCCGGACGAGAAAGAGTTTATGTTCCTCCTTGAGCGGCAGAGCAAACCCGTTGATTATGCTGCCAAGGACTTCAAGAAACTCAGCAATGCCATTGTGTTTCTCCGTCTCGAAAACAAAATGGTAGAATATGTTATTGATTGATTTCCTAATGAAAGGCCGGTGCACCATGAACTTCCCATAGATGCGGTGTAGTATGGTTTTCAGATACTCCCTCTCCCTCGGATCTTCAGAGTCAAAGAGGCCGAGTAGTTTCAGCACAAAGGAATGATCCACATATCTTTTGGCAATTTTCGGATCTGTCTCTGGCAAAGCAACAAACCTCAGCAAGAATTCATACACAACTTGCAAATGAGACCACGCAGGATCCATTGCAggctcttcctcttccaaatcaACGCCATCAACGAGCTTGTTCTCCCTAGGCTGAGGCGTGAACTCCCTAAAGATGTTGGCTGACACCATCTTAACAGCCTCCTGCATCACACTTTCACTAAACTTCCCACTTGCAGAAGTCAAGTACTCGACTAACTCTAACAAAGTCTGCCGCTTGATCTCTTTCTCTTTGAGATTCTTCGTGGGGTCAGTAAAGTCAAATTCGACACAACACATCTTCACCTTCCTGATAAACAAGAGCTGCTTCTCAGAGCTCGGGACATCCCTAAAGCTTGGCAACGCTTCATACGAAGCAGAAGCTATGTTTACATCCCCTCTCAAGTTCCTATCTCGAAGAAACCTATCATCTACGTTGCTGCCAACGCTTAGAACTGAGAACGGGGCAGTGATAGCATTAGCATCATCCACTGCACTACTCAATCTCTTATTCCCCCCTTCATTTCTCTTCGAAGCAGTCGAAGAACTCGAGGAGGGGCTAGGCTCTCCTCCAGATTTTGAGCTCTTCCTTGGAATCTTACTAAATATCTTGTTAATCATGTTAAGAGTAACTAACTAAAACCAATACCAACCCCCAAAAAATCACAATCAAAACAAACTGAATCAACACAcaaatctctctctcctttCTTTCTCCACAAACCCTCAAACACAGATGCAAAAGTCAAGAAACAGTATTGACATTAAAGAATTCATGAGCTCGAGGCTTGACTCACCAAAATTGCTGAATACGCGTCAACCCTTGTGCAATTTTTCTCAATCTCCTTGATTTAACTAATCAAAGGAGGCAAAGACCCCTTTTTTAAATGCAGAAACCCCCTCTCAACCAAAGATCAAGAAAGCCCACTAATGTAGCAGTCAATACATACGACCCCATGCCTTCTTCATGCCTTAATCAAAATCCCCCACTTTTCActcaaaaatccaatctttgCATTAAATTTGCAATATTTTGACTTAAACTCCGAGACCCAAAAATCAACTTCACAAACCCACAGAAGCAAACGATCAGAAAACTCAATAATCCCACAGAAAACTGCAGCAAATGCTAAAAATAAAGCATAACCAAATCAAGAACTTCAAAATTCGAACAAATAGAATAAGCAAAAAGATAGAATTTTATTCAAGAAGTGGAGAAATTCAAAATCTGCACAATACACGAGGCAGAGTTAAGGAACGACGGAGCAAGGTTAAATGAGATGGAAAGGGAAGGGAACAAACTTCACTATTCTGCTTTCTGCTTGAAATTCCTTTTACTTTCTCTCTCCCCTTATCtgtaattttctttatttaatttatttgttatttgtTGACGCGCAATGCTTGTGTTTGATTAATTGGGAGTGGGGCAGTTTCTGAGAATTTCAATTTATAATCAGAGATAATTATCCACATTCATCTCAGGTCAAAGTCAAAAGAATCGCTTCATTCTTCTCAATTTGAGGGCAGTGGATCCCCTACTACGGAGAAATAAAGCAGGGGCAACTATGCTAATAATAAGACGACGTTTTGTGGGAAGTttcaaaccagattcagcactaAATAATCCATAAATAAGTGATTTATACTGAGTATTCAAATATTCCACCGTCCACCCCCGCAGCTTTCTCCTCatgaaataaaacaattctTTAATAATTTACAAAATATTGTTTTTCTGTATGAAATTACTGATaagaatttcaaatttttaattaagttGCATCATGATTAGCTATAATTGAaagttaaataaatttaatcataCGATTAGCTACAACTTAGTTATAATAATTATAGCTAATCATATGATTATATGATAATTGAaagttaataaatttaaatttaaaataactttccaaatttgatgattttttagtTAAAACGAATTATAACTAGAAATTGATAACTCTGCAACAGATTAGCTAtaactataattttaaataatattatattaatttgtcataatattaatagttaaatagtaaaatttaaatGATCATGATGCAACTgaactaaaaaaattgaaattctaATTAGTAATTCCATATAGAAAAACAATATTTAGTAAATTattaaagattttttttatttcatgagGAGAAAGCCACGGGTGTGGACGGTGGAATATTTGAATACTCAATATAAATCACTTATGTATGGATTACTTAGTGCTGAATTTGgtttgaataataaaatttgtgaaactTTCCACAAAACGTCGTCGTATTATTAGCACAGCTGCCCCTGCTCCACTCCCCAATTTGAGATATAAGAAGTTTGTTTATCATcgattttatttaataattcgATAAATAAGTTTGGTGGCAACAACCAAATACTGTATTAAAATAAGGGGTACTAATTAATACTCACTTCTAAAAGATCATTTGACTgtaaaattcagaaaaatgtatagaaaaaagttaacagaacaga
This sequence is a window from Salvia splendens isolate huo1 chromosome 5, SspV2, whole genome shotgun sequence. Protein-coding genes within it:
- the LOC121801841 gene encoding serine/threonine protein phosphatase 2A 57 kDa regulatory subunit B' theta isoform-like codes for the protein MINKIFSKIPRKSSKSGGEPSPSSSSSTASKRNEGGNKRLSSAVDDANAITAPFSVLSVGSNVDDRFLRDRNLRGDVNIASASYEALPSFRDVPSSEKQLLFIRKVKMCCVEFDFTDPTKNLKEKEIKRQTLLELVEYLTSASGKFSESVMQEAVKMVSANIFREFTPQPRENKLVDGVDLEEEEPAMDPAWSHLQVVYEFLLRFVALPETDPKIAKRYVDHSFVLKLLGLFDSEDPREREYLKTILHRIYGKFMVHRPFIRKSINNIFYHFVFETEKHNGIAEFLEVLGSIINGFALPLKEEHKLFLVRTLIPLHKPKCLGMYHQQLSYCITQFVEKDCKLADIIIRGLIKYWPVTNSSKEVLFLNELEEVLEATQAPEFQRCMVPLFHQISRSLNSLHFQVAERALFLWNNDHIENLVKQNRKVILPIIFPALEKNARHHWNQAVHSLTLNVRKFFYDLDPDLFKACQIKFQDDEAKENDIRERRETTWKRLEQVAAAKKAANNVP